A stretch of the Metopolophium dirhodum isolate CAU chromosome 8, ASM1992520v1, whole genome shotgun sequence genome encodes the following:
- the LOC132949873 gene encoding fatty acyl-CoA reductase wat-like → MTSSDESISEIQTFFKGTNVFVTGATGFIGHVLVEKLLRTCFVNKVYLLVRPKKNKDPQTRLREMFSSTLFTRLWDEKPEFIEKVLLISGDCAEPNMGLSRADEEFMVANMDIVIHCAATISLNGPLKHTSFINVRATRDLLLIARRMRKLKSFVHVSTAFVNPNQAITEEIMYDCHIQGDALINLVENMSDSILNSITPECLGSWPNTYTLSKCVAENLVKEYGQNMPICIVRPCIVMYTNEEPIPGWVNMMKSVPGLCLGVGLGAIHVVYVDPNVSGIIIPADNVANMIITAAHHASKPRSNPTIPIFNHVPNNMAPPLTYGQGLNYIIHLLLKKKIVSENQVWKPYVILTSSKVLFTFFFYIYHYLPAYFVDSCLWIVGKKPRVTKIYKKMEVMMRDMSYFSCTDFKFDDKQLKALISSQSDEDKKLFNMDVTNMNWEKYFFQSILGIKKYILKDSEDPKAGQKRHQTIMVAYYTLSIIIYGCLLYLSYVLLKMVFPIN, encoded by the exons ATGACAAGTAGTGACGAATCGATTAGtgaaatacaaacattttttaaaggtACTAACGTTTTCGTAACTGGTGCTACTGGATTCATTGGACACGTTCTAGTCGAAAAACTTCTTAG AACATGTTTCGTCAACAAGGTGTACCTTCTAGTCAGGCCGAAGAAAAACAAAGACCCTCAGACTCGGTTACGCGAAATGTTCAGTTCCACG CTGTTCACGCGACTGTGGGACGAGAAACCTGAGTTCATCGAAAAAGTGTTGCTCATCAGTGGCGATTGCGCGGAACCGAATATGGGTCTTTCGCGGGCCGACGAAGAGTTCATGGTCGCCAACATGGATATAGTCATCCACTGCGCCGCCACGATCAGTCTCAACGGGCCGCTTAAGCACACGAGTTTCATAAACGTCAGGGCCACCAGAGATTTGCTGTTGATCGCTCGGCGCATGCGCAAACTcaaa tcatttGTGCACGTGTCCACTGCGTTTGTGAATCCCAATCAAGCGATTACCGAAGAAATAATGTACGATTGTCACATACAAGGGGACGCTTTGATCAACTTGGTCGAAAACATGTCCGATTCGATCTTAAACTCGATAACGCCCGA ATGTTTAGGATCGTGGCCGAACACGTACACGCTGTCGAAGTGCGTCGCAGAGAATCTCGTAAAGGAATATGGTCAAAACATGCCAATATGTATCGTCAGACCGTGCATTg TCATGTATACGAACGAAGAACCGATACCTGGATGGGTAAACATGATGAAAAGTGTACCTGGCTTATGTTTGGGTGTGGGTTTGGGAGCTATACACGTGGTGTATGTGGATCCGAATGTTAGTGGAATAATCATACCGGCCGATAACGTAGCGAATATGATTATTACTGCAGCTCATCATGCGTCTAAGCCACG TTCAAATCCTACAATTCCAATATTCAATCACGTTCCAAACAATATGGCACCACCTTTGACATATGGTCAGGGCTTAAACTATATCATACATcttttattgaagaaaaaaatagtttcgGAAAATcag GTTTGGAAACCATATGTGATTTTAACAAGTTCAAAAGTAttgtttaccttttttttttatatataccatTATTTGCCAGCATATTTTGTTGATAGTTGTTTGTGGATTGTAGGGAAAAAACCAag ggtaacgaaaatatacaaaaaaatggaaGTTATGATGAGAGATATGAGCTATTTTAGTTGCACcgattttaaatttgatgacaAACAATTAAAAGCTCTCATATCGTCACAGAGTGATGAGGATAAAAAATTGTTCAACATGGACGTAACAAATATGAActgggaaaaatattttttccaatcCATACTTGGAATCAAAAAATACATCTTAAAAGACTCCGAAGATCCTAAAGCCGGTCAAAAACGACACCAaac AATTATGGTGGCTTATTATACCTTATCGATAATTATTTATGGATgtcttttatatttatcttatgtattattgaaaatggtatttcctataaattaa